In Jatrophihabitans sp., a single genomic region encodes these proteins:
- a CDS encoding aminotransferase class I/II-fold pyridoxal phosphate-dependent enzyme, whose amino-acid sequence MTESFVPPPYPYERLGELKAIGDRLEGGAIDLSIGTPCDSPPPEVIAALAAAGRAEGYPPSIGTKALRDEAAAWISRRLGATVDADAEVAACVGTKEFVASVPLYLRLRTPAKDTVLYPAISYPTYEMGAILSGQRPLAYQHLDEIADADAARALCVWVNSPSNPTGEVSELAEAAAWGRDRGIPVLSDECYAEFSYSGAPSTILRAGTAGVLALHSLSKRDNFAGARIGFYAGDAELVHYLREVRKHAGLMVPGPVQHAATVALADDEHVERQRERYWRRMLRLCQVLAAVGLPAKMPDGAFYLWLQAPDGDAWAACRMLAERTGIVASPGEFYGPASTDYLRVAAVAPDDRIELAARRVGLA is encoded by the coding sequence ATGACGGAAAGCTTCGTCCCACCGCCCTATCCCTATGAGCGCCTGGGTGAGCTGAAGGCGATCGGGGACCGGCTCGAAGGCGGCGCGATCGATCTGTCGATCGGCACCCCGTGCGACTCGCCGCCGCCGGAGGTGATCGCCGCGCTGGCGGCGGCCGGCCGCGCCGAGGGCTACCCGCCCTCGATCGGGACCAAGGCGCTGCGGGACGAGGCGGCGGCCTGGATCTCGCGCCGGCTGGGCGCGACAGTGGACGCCGACGCCGAAGTGGCCGCCTGCGTCGGAACCAAGGAGTTCGTCGCCTCGGTTCCGCTGTACCTCAGGCTGCGCACGCCTGCCAAGGACACCGTGCTGTACCCGGCGATCAGTTACCCGACCTACGAGATGGGCGCCATCCTGTCCGGCCAGCGACCCCTGGCCTACCAGCACCTGGACGAGATCGCCGACGCCGACGCCGCCCGGGCGCTGTGCGTGTGGGTGAACTCGCCCAGCAACCCCACCGGCGAGGTGTCGGAGCTGGCCGAGGCCGCAGCCTGGGGACGCGACCGGGGGATTCCGGTGCTCTCGGACGAGTGCTACGCCGAGTTCAGCTACTCCGGCGCGCCCAGCACCATCCTGCGCGCCGGAACGGCCGGGGTGCTGGCGCTGCACTCGCTGTCCAAGCGGGACAACTTCGCCGGGGCCAGGATCGGCTTCTACGCCGGCGACGCCGAGCTGGTGCACTACCTGCGCGAGGTGCGCAAGCACGCCGGCCTGATGGTCCCCGGCCCGGTGCAGCACGCCGCCACGGTGGCGCTGGCCGACGACGAGCACGTCGAGCGGCAGCGCGAGCGGTACTGGCGCCGGATGCTGCGCCTGTGCCAGGTGCTGGCCGCCGTCGGGCTACCGGCCAAGATGCCGGACGGCGCGTTCTACCTCTGGCTGCAGGCGCCGGACGGCGACGCCTGGGCGGCGTGCAGGATGCTGGCCGAGCGGACCGGCATCGTCGCCTCGCCGGGAGAGTTCTACGGACCGGCGTCCACCGACTATCTCAGGGTGGCCGCGGTGGCGCCGGATGACCGGATCGAGCTGGCGGCCCGCCGGGTGGGGCTGGCCTGA
- a CDS encoding aldehyde dehydrogenase family protein gives MISHDDLTTRTGDILSRLGVGNPFSADGDLSCHSPITGGELGRLRSHSAEEVADIVGRAQQAFEQWRVTPGPVRGQLVRELGNLLREHKQDLGALVSIEAGKIVSEGLGEVQEMIDICELAVGLSRQLFGNTIATERPGHRMMEQWHPLGVVGVISAFNFPVAVWSWNSALALVCGDPVVWKPSEKTVLTALACQALAAEAARRVGAPEAVSQLVLGGADTGQALVDDPRVALVSVTGSTRMGRAVAPRVAGRFGRLLLELGGNNAAIVAPSADLELTVRAIVFSAAGTAGQRCTSLRRVIVHSSIADQLVEALKKAYATLPIGSPLEEGTLVGPLIDGGAYESFGKAMAAAQADGGELIVGGERVSLGEGEQAEQSFYVQPAIMRMPRQSDIVKSETFAPLMYVLSYDSFDEAIAMQNDVAQGLSSSIFTLDVREAERFLSAAGSDCGIANVNIGPSGAEIGGAFGGEKETGGGREAGSDSWKAYMRRTTNTINYSTELPLAQGVQFG, from the coding sequence ATGATCTCTCACGACGACTTGACCACTCGCACCGGCGACATCCTGTCCCGGCTCGGCGTCGGCAACCCCTTCAGCGCTGACGGCGACCTCAGCTGCCACTCCCCGATCACCGGCGGCGAGCTGGGCCGGCTGCGCTCGCACAGCGCCGAGGAGGTCGCCGACATCGTCGGCCGCGCCCAGCAGGCCTTCGAGCAGTGGCGGGTGACGCCCGGCCCGGTCCGCGGCCAGCTGGTGCGCGAGCTGGGCAACTTGCTGCGCGAGCACAAGCAGGACCTCGGCGCGCTGGTGTCCATCGAAGCCGGCAAGATCGTCTCCGAGGGCCTCGGCGAGGTCCAGGAGATGATCGACATCTGCGAACTGGCCGTCGGGCTGTCCCGGCAGCTGTTCGGCAACACCATCGCCACCGAGCGCCCCGGCCACCGCATGATGGAGCAGTGGCACCCGCTCGGCGTGGTCGGCGTCATCTCGGCGTTCAACTTCCCGGTCGCGGTGTGGTCGTGGAACTCGGCCCTGGCGCTGGTCTGCGGTGACCCGGTGGTCTGGAAGCCGTCGGAGAAGACCGTGCTCACCGCGCTGGCCTGCCAGGCCCTGGCGGCCGAGGCCGCCCGCCGGGTCGGGGCGCCGGAGGCGGTGTCCCAGCTGGTCCTCGGCGGCGCCGACACCGGCCAGGCGCTGGTGGACGACCCGCGGGTGGCGCTGGTCTCGGTGACCGGCTCGACCCGGATGGGCCGGGCGGTGGCGCCGCGGGTGGCCGGCCGCTTCGGCCGGCTGCTGCTCGAACTCGGCGGCAACAACGCCGCGATCGTGGCGCCCAGCGCCGACCTCGAACTGACCGTCCGGGCCATCGTGTTCTCCGCCGCCGGCACCGCCGGGCAGCGCTGCACCAGCCTGCGCCGGGTGATCGTGCACTCCTCGATCGCCGACCAGCTGGTCGAGGCCCTCAAGAAGGCCTACGCCACCCTGCCGATCGGCTCTCCGCTGGAAGAGGGCACCCTGGTCGGCCCGCTGATCGACGGCGGCGCCTACGAGAGCTTCGGAAAGGCGATGGCCGCGGCCCAGGCCGACGGCGGCGAGCTGATCGTCGGCGGCGAGCGGGTGTCACTGGGCGAGGGCGAGCAGGCCGAGCAGTCCTTCTACGTGCAGCCGGCGATCATGAGGATGCCGCGGCAGAGCGACATCGTGAAGTCCGAGACCTTCGCGCCGCTGATGTACGTGCTCAGCTACGACAGCTTCGACGAGGCGATCGCGATGCAGAACGACGTGGCCCAGGGGTTGTCCTCCTCGATCTTCACCCTCGACGTCCGCGAGGCCGAGCGCTTCCTGTCCGCGGCGGGCTCGGACTGCGGCATCGCCAACGTCAACATCGGCCCGTCCGGCGCCGAGATCGGCGGCGCGTTCGGCGGCGAGAAGGAGACCGGCGGCGGTCGGGAGGCCGGCTCGGACTCCTGGAAGGCCTACATGCGCCGCACCACCAACACCATCAACTACTCGACCGAGTTGCCGCTGGCACAGGGCGTCCAATTCGGCTGA